A window of the Deltaproteobacteria bacterium genome harbors these coding sequences:
- a CDS encoding transporter, with protein MRALVLAVSLVLSLCGRGVSAQELEPRSYVNTPIGVNFLLAGYAYQTGDVATDPALPIEDAKVHIHSAVLAYARSFELFGTSAKADVIVPYGWLDGTATFLGAPEARKVDGFADPRFRLSVNLYGAPALTLEQFASYEQDFLVGVSVQVAPPLGQYDDRRVVNIGTNRWLFKPELGVSKAFGPFTVEVAPSVTVFTANDDFLKGRRREQDPVYAVQGHLIYRFGTPLWGSIDGTYYGGGRTSIDGVAGDDRQSNARVGATLALSVSRRHSIKLYASKAVATRVGGDFDLLGLALQYRWGGGL; from the coding sequence GTGCGCGCGCTCGTGCTCGCCGTCTCGCTCGTCCTTTCCCTCTGCGGCCGCGGCGTCTCGGCACAGGAGCTCGAGCCGCGCTCGTACGTGAACACGCCGATCGGCGTCAATTTCCTGCTCGCGGGCTACGCCTACCAGACGGGCGACGTCGCGACCGATCCCGCGCTGCCGATCGAGGACGCGAAGGTCCACATCCACAGCGCCGTCCTCGCCTACGCGCGCTCCTTCGAGCTCTTCGGCACCTCGGCCAAGGCCGACGTGATCGTGCCCTACGGCTGGCTCGACGGAACCGCGACCTTCCTCGGCGCGCCGGAGGCGCGCAAGGTGGACGGCTTCGCCGATCCGCGCTTCCGCCTCTCGGTGAATCTCTACGGCGCCCCGGCGCTCACGCTCGAGCAATTCGCTTCCTACGAGCAGGATTTCCTCGTCGGCGTCAGCGTGCAGGTGGCGCCCCCGCTCGGACAGTACGACGACCGGCGCGTCGTCAACATCGGGACCAATCGCTGGCTCTTCAAGCCCGAGCTCGGCGTCTCGAAGGCATTCGGACCCTTCACCGTCGAGGTCGCGCCGAGCGTCACGGTCTTCACCGCCAACGACGACTTCCTGAAAGGCAGGCGCCGCGAGCAGGACCCCGTCTACGCCGTACAGGGGCATCTCATCTACCGCTTCGGCACGCCGCTCTGGGGATCGATCGACGGCACATACTACGGCGGCGGGCGCACCAGCATCGACGGCGTCGCCGGCGACGACCGCCAGTCGAACGCCCGCGTCGGCGCCACGCTCGCGCTCTCGGTGAGCCGCCGGCACTCGATCAAGCTCTACGCCAGCAAGGCCGTGGCGACGCGCGTCGGCGGCGACTTCGACCTCCTGGGTCTCGCTCTCCAGTATCGCTGGGGCGGCGGGCTCTGA
- a CDS encoding nucleotidyltransferase domain-containing protein — translation MRRYAILDDNQRVLEGRLAELIRTLPALVAARVAAACVVGSVAEGRARDASDVDVVLVLREGEPRRSDYDWWDDAVLPFLAPARRFPVQPVFIARESLATTEPNLRRALASCIPLWDPEGVFDDESEARA, via the coding sequence ATGCGGCGCTACGCGATTCTCGACGACAACCAGCGCGTGCTCGAGGGGAGACTGGCGGAGCTGATCCGCACCCTGCCGGCGTTGGTCGCGGCGCGTGTCGCGGCGGCGTGCGTCGTCGGGAGCGTCGCCGAGGGGCGCGCGCGCGATGCCTCGGACGTCGACGTGGTGCTCGTGCTGCGGGAGGGCGAGCCCCGGCGTTCCGACTACGACTGGTGGGACGACGCGGTGCTGCCGTTTCTCGCTCCCGCGAGGCGATTCCCCGTACAGCCGGTGTTCATAGCCCGCGAGAGCCTGGCGACGACGGAGCCGAACCTCCGGCGGGCGCTCGCGTCCTGCATCCCGCTCTGGGATCCCGAAGGGGTGTTCGATGACGAATCCGAAGCTCGCGCGTGA
- a CDS encoding DUF1232 domain-containing protein translates to MPRFLFTGSGGQILRHVPSFAKLYWRLFRDCRVPLLPKALLVLIAIYLCSPLDAVPELIPVVGAMDDLAVGLAGLWLFVRLCPPPVVRAHVTAIAAETRA, encoded by the coding sequence ATGCCCCGCTTCCTCTTCACCGGGAGCGGCGGGCAGATCCTGCGCCACGTGCCGAGCTTCGCGAAGCTCTACTGGCGCCTCTTTCGCGACTGCCGCGTGCCGCTCCTGCCGAAGGCCCTGCTCGTGCTGATCGCGATCTACCTGTGCTCGCCCCTCGACGCGGTTCCCGAGCTGATCCCGGTCGTCGGCGCGATGGACGACCTCGCGGTCGGCCTCGCGGGGCTCTGGCTCTTCGTGCGGCTCTGCCCGCCGCCCGTCGTGCGCGCGCACGTGACCGCGATCGCCGCCGAGACCCGTGCCTAG
- a CDS encoding c-type cytochrome — MGSGARRLAVVAMLIGGAALAFAGCRPPAPSAPPARVATVADWSVARGAVLYASYCGGCHGPSGHGDGPVAGVIDLRPADLRAPGLLDRNSDDELIARLLHGTPLRSTPRRNAVAEDLEADAISAYLPTISYAPWEILRVGRFVFEGACAPCHGAYGQGEGVLGATNEPPPPNLMVARERHGDRTLERIAIEGIGTMPPLADTFEPGELRALVAYVRHLSKGYRLYDTYCAACHGDDGRGVHPEDLLPPATKAPVIGAETVKRLGPAATRTRVLHMLRRESGRMPHFQGTLTDAQLRDVFAYLRHESR, encoded by the coding sequence ATGGGGAGCGGAGCGCGAAGGCTGGCGGTGGTGGCGATGCTGATCGGCGGCGCGGCCCTCGCGTTCGCCGGATGCCGGCCGCCGGCGCCGAGCGCCCCGCCCGCGCGCGTCGCCACGGTCGCGGATTGGTCGGTCGCGCGCGGCGCCGTGCTGTACGCATCGTACTGCGGCGGATGCCACGGACCGTCGGGGCACGGCGACGGCCCGGTCGCCGGCGTGATCGACCTCCGTCCCGCCGACCTCCGCGCGCCCGGCCTCCTCGACCGCAACAGCGACGACGAGCTCATCGCGCGCCTCCTGCACGGAACGCCGCTCCGCTCGACGCCGCGGCGGAACGCGGTCGCCGAGGACCTCGAGGCCGACGCGATCAGCGCCTACCTGCCGACGATCTCGTACGCCCCCTGGGAGATCCTGCGCGTCGGCCGCTTCGTTTTCGAAGGCGCCTGCGCGCCCTGCCACGGCGCCTATGGCCAGGGCGAGGGCGTGCTCGGCGCCACCAACGAGCCGCCGCCCCCGAACCTCATGGTCGCACGCGAACGCCACGGCGACCGCACCCTCGAGCGCATCGCGATCGAGGGGATCGGCACCATGCCCCCGCTCGCCGACACCTTCGAGCCCGGCGAGCTGCGCGCGCTCGTCGCCTACGTGCGGCACCTCTCGAAGGGGTATCGCCTCTACGACACCTACTGCGCCGCCTGCCATGGCGACGACGGCCGCGGCGTGCACCCGGAAGACCTCCTGCCGCCGGCGACGAAGGCGCCGGTGATCGGCGCCGAGACCGTGAAGCGGCTCGGACCCGCCGCGACGCGCACCCGGGTCCTCCACATGCTGCGGCGCGAGTCCGGGCGCATGCCGCATTTCCAGGGTACGCTCACCGACGCGCAGCTGCGGGACGTCTTCGCGTACCTGCGCCACGAGTCGCGCTGA
- a CDS encoding type II toxin-antitoxin system VapC family toxin, whose protein sequence is MDDVVVDASVFVSRLLRTDPNHSVTCAWFESRDRADGLLVVPALMPPEVAGAIGRRIRDSRVTRRAVEKLLRIPALRVVAVDRALSGRAMTLAAELRLRGADAIYVAVAQRLELPLVTWDREQHDRSGQTISARRPTV, encoded by the coding sequence GTGGATGACGTCGTCGTCGACGCCAGCGTGTTCGTGAGCCGGCTGCTTCGCACCGACCCCAACCACAGCGTCACGTGCGCGTGGTTCGAGAGCCGCGACCGCGCGGACGGACTGCTCGTCGTTCCGGCGCTCATGCCTCCGGAGGTCGCGGGGGCGATCGGACGCCGTATCCGCGATTCCCGCGTGACGCGCCGCGCGGTCGAGAAGCTGCTGCGGATCCCCGCGCTGCGCGTCGTCGCGGTCGATCGGGCGCTCTCCGGCCGCGCGATGACGCTCGCGGCCGAGCTCCGGCTGCGCGGCGCCGACGCGATCTACGTCGCGGTCGCGCAGCGCCTCGAGCTTCCCCTCGTCACCTGGGACCGCGAGCAACACGATCGCAGCGGTCAGACCATCTCCGCGCGCAGACCGACGGTCTGA
- a CDS encoding HEPN domain-containing protein — MTNPKLARDYLLRSQKRLKAVALLLAEESHADVVRESQEVVELLLKGFLRSFGVPVPFSYDLSEVLGENASRLPADVARLVPRWAEISKRLRKDRELAFYGSEDVTPSSFYTREDADGALAMAREVLAGVEPWIR, encoded by the coding sequence ATGACGAATCCGAAGCTCGCGCGTGACTATCTTTTGCGATCGCAGAAACGCTTGAAGGCGGTCGCGCTGTTGCTCGCGGAGGAATCGCACGCGGATGTGGTGCGCGAGAGCCAGGAGGTCGTCGAGCTCCTCCTGAAGGGGTTCCTCCGGAGCTTCGGCGTTCCCGTGCCGTTCAGCTACGACCTCTCGGAAGTGCTTGGGGAGAACGCCTCGCGCTTGCCGGCGGACGTCGCGCGCCTGGTGCCACGGTGGGCCGAGATCTCCAAGCGGCTCCGCAAGGATCGCGAGCTCGCCTTCTACGGGAGCGAGGACGTCACGCCGTCGAGCTTCTACACTCGCGAGGACGCCGACGGCGCGCTCGCGATGGCGCGGGAGGTGCTGGCGGGCGTCGAGCCCTGGATCCGGTAG
- a CDS encoding type II toxin-antitoxin system prevent-host-death family antitoxin — translation MTTVGIRELKESVSDILRRVRERDETIEISYRGEVVARIVPVRRERSQAGARRRARAVWNDIDRVADEISARWPRGVGAVRAIRETRRG, via the coding sequence GTGACGACCGTCGGCATCCGCGAGCTCAAGGAATCCGTCAGCGACATCTTGCGCCGCGTGCGCGAACGGGACGAGACGATCGAGATCTCCTATCGCGGGGAGGTCGTCGCTCGCATCGTCCCGGTAAGACGCGAGCGCTCGCAGGCGGGTGCGCGGCGGCGCGCGCGTGCCGTGTGGAACGACATCGACCGCGTCGCCGACGAGATCAGCGCCCGCTGGCCACGTGGGGTCGGCGCCGTCCGAGCCATCCGCGAGACCCGGCGTGGATGA
- a CDS encoding mechanosensitive ion channel translates to MSGRQRARAARAARRWRWAALLALALPVTATWAGPARAQSPEAPAPSPSPAVTWIRPEEVAGQADTLLQGLATALPDAAVRRTVERVDAALRGAAPDLDLLLRHVRTAAGQSSSFVELEDLRRELAASAKIFDVWGAPLAGEVKRLSEVRDQMQAAESLWRETRERPETAAAGDVVGRRVDGSLAALAETEAALRPWRTHVLAISDHLLDRRTAVAAADKRIATLLAAERENILVRSRPPLWDAGVRERLRDELPQVPAAVRAYARSTVDYIERDARPMVLQLLCAIVVVLLLRMLATSATAAPAAPGRERPIQPYALGLLLVLLATPWFHPASPQRFRHLLTIVALVPSARIALAVDGVRHRPIFVAVVLILLLDRVTLAVAPLPAVARVSAVASLASGLAVVSWVARRLRASAAPASWRRVARLAVVVLAVALAADIGGWSDLGAVVGRGSMAAVIMGVFVHAAVVGLEPVVVRVLGTPLARRSRMLDRRRALVRERAGFVLRVLGVVFWSTLVLRAVGLYDVAIAVLRAIANAGFSVGALSLSVGTLLAFASTLAASMLVARIVSGVLEEDVYPRARLPRGVPFVLSTLTRYAVYSFGFLFALAAAGIQLGQLSILLGGLGVGVGLGLQDVVKNFAAGLTLLFERRVHPGDIVQIPGQQIFGRVVSIGMRATLLKAWDGSEVVVPNGDLIAGAISNWTLSDRLCRVEVAVGVAYGTDPERVLALLLAVVRADERMLENPPPQALFTGFGESALNFTLRAWTDKGIDERAGLTSDLAVAVHRALGDAGITIPFPQRDLHLASVAPEAGAALAGPRREG, encoded by the coding sequence ATGTCTGGACGGCAGCGCGCGCGCGCGGCGAGGGCCGCCCGTCGATGGCGATGGGCGGCGCTCCTCGCGCTCGCGCTGCCGGTCACGGCGACGTGGGCCGGCCCGGCGCGCGCGCAGTCGCCGGAAGCGCCGGCACCGTCGCCGAGCCCGGCGGTCACCTGGATCCGTCCGGAAGAGGTCGCCGGGCAGGCCGACACCCTGCTCCAGGGCCTCGCCACCGCGCTCCCCGACGCGGCGGTGCGGCGGACGGTGGAACGCGTCGACGCGGCGCTGCGCGGGGCGGCGCCCGACCTCGACCTGCTGCTGCGGCACGTGCGGACGGCGGCCGGGCAGTCGTCGTCGTTCGTCGAGCTCGAGGATCTCCGTCGCGAACTCGCGGCGAGCGCCAAGATCTTCGATGTCTGGGGTGCCCCGCTGGCGGGCGAGGTCAAGCGACTCTCCGAGGTGCGCGACCAGATGCAAGCCGCCGAGAGCCTCTGGCGCGAGACGCGCGAGCGTCCCGAGACGGCCGCCGCCGGCGACGTCGTCGGCCGCCGCGTCGACGGATCGCTCGCGGCGCTCGCGGAGACGGAGGCGGCGCTCCGACCCTGGCGGACGCACGTCCTGGCGATCAGCGACCATCTGCTCGATCGCCGCACCGCCGTCGCCGCCGCCGACAAACGGATCGCCACGCTGCTGGCGGCCGAGCGCGAGAACATCCTGGTGCGGAGCCGGCCGCCCCTCTGGGATGCGGGTGTCCGGGAGCGGCTCCGCGACGAGCTGCCGCAGGTGCCGGCCGCCGTCCGCGCCTACGCGCGCAGCACCGTCGACTACATCGAGCGCGATGCCCGGCCGATGGTGCTCCAGCTCCTGTGCGCGATCGTCGTCGTGCTGCTCTTGCGGATGCTCGCCACCTCCGCGACCGCCGCGCCGGCGGCGCCAGGACGCGAACGCCCGATTCAGCCCTACGCGCTCGGGCTGCTGCTCGTGCTGCTCGCGACGCCGTGGTTCCACCCGGCGAGCCCGCAGCGCTTCCGGCACCTGTTGACGATCGTCGCCCTCGTGCCCTCGGCCCGCATCGCGCTCGCCGTCGACGGGGTGCGCCATCGCCCCATCTTCGTCGCCGTGGTGCTGATCCTGCTCCTCGACCGGGTGACCCTGGCCGTCGCGCCGCTGCCGGCGGTCGCGCGGGTGAGCGCGGTCGCTTCGCTGGCCTCCGGGCTCGCGGTCGTCTCCTGGGTGGCCCGCCGCCTGCGCGCGAGCGCCGCCCCGGCGTCCTGGCGGCGGGTGGCGCGGCTGGCCGTCGTCGTGCTCGCCGTCGCCCTGGCGGCGGACATCGGCGGGTGGAGCGACCTCGGGGCGGTCGTGGGCCGCGGCTCGATGGCCGCGGTGATCATGGGGGTGTTCGTGCACGCGGCCGTGGTCGGTCTCGAGCCGGTGGTGGTGCGCGTCCTCGGCACGCCGCTCGCCCGGCGGAGCCGCATGCTCGACCGGCGCCGCGCGCTCGTCCGCGAGCGCGCCGGATTCGTACTGCGCGTGCTCGGCGTCGTCTTCTGGTCGACGCTCGTGCTGCGCGCCGTCGGCCTCTACGACGTCGCGATCGCCGTGCTGAGGGCGATCGCGAACGCGGGTTTTTCGGTGGGGGCGCTGTCGCTCTCGGTCGGGACGCTGCTGGCGTTCGCGTCGACGCTCGCCGCGTCGATGCTCGTCGCGCGCATCGTGAGCGGCGTTCTCGAGGAGGACGTGTATCCGCGTGCCCGGCTGCCGCGGGGCGTACCGTTCGTGCTCTCGACGCTCACCCGGTATGCCGTGTACTCGTTCGGCTTCCTCTTCGCGCTCGCGGCGGCCGGCATCCAGCTCGGACAGCTCAGCATCCTGCTCGGCGGCCTCGGCGTCGGCGTCGGCCTCGGGCTCCAGGACGTGGTGAAGAACTTCGCGGCCGGGCTGACGCTCCTCTTCGAGCGGCGCGTCCACCCCGGGGACATCGTGCAGATTCCGGGGCAGCAGATCTTCGGGCGCGTCGTCTCGATCGGCATGCGGGCAACGCTCTTGAAGGCATGGGACGGCTCGGAGGTCGTCGTCCCGAACGGCGACTTGATCGCGGGCGCCATCAGCAACTGGACCCTTTCGGATCGTCTGTGCCGCGTCGAGGTCGCGGTCGGCGTCGCCTATGGCACCGACCCGGAGCGCGTGCTCGCGCTCCTGCTCGCCGTCGTGCGCGCCGACGAGCGGATGCTCGAGAATCCGCCGCCCCAGGCGCTCTTCACGGGCTTCGGGGAGAGCGCGCTGAACTTCACGCTGCGCGCCTGGACCGACAAGGGAATCGACGAGCGCGCGGGCCTCACGAGCGACCTCGCGGTGGCCGTCCATCGCGCGCTCGGCGACGCCGGCATCACGATCCCGTTCCCGCAGCGCGACCTGCACCTCGCGAGCGTCGCCCCGGAGGCCGGGGCCGCGCTCGCGGGCCCGCGGCGCGAGGGGTGA
- a CDS encoding UPF0182 family protein, which translates to MLAGAASGLFLDALWFRQLGAWVVFRTRLLAQLACFAATFVPTFALVAAVGLRAVRQVRQAGVVRVVFRRTTDGQASLPELVAPLAGRLPWRALVLGAAAVAAALAGIAQAASAGAYLLWWYGGAFGAADPVFGRDVGFFVFALPALKSMAGAATGAVVLATIVAAAVFYLHGALDVRRPDELAAPHLVGTASLLLALYLATRAVGYWLGRYDLLLAPYGAVFGAGYTVSAVKLPLQWLLVLASLAGAGLAAANVRGRDWRLAIGAVVLVLGAGLLASFLPDVFQRLRVRPDELRLERPYLAHNIAMTRRAYGLDRIDSRPFPADQALDAAAIARNAATFENVRLWDPQPLLDAYRQLQLIRLYYDFHDVDVDRYDLADGRRQVMLAAREIDAELLPENARTWVNQRLQFTHGFGAVMSPVTELEGEGLPTFFMQDIPPQSRVGIGLAEPRIYFGEKTDDYVIVNAEAEEFDYPKGDENVSSSYTGADGIMLGSRLRRAIFAWHFRDLNLLLSGNLRPESRILFRRTLQQRIGALAPFLRLDRDPYLVVANGRLVWMQDAYTTARTFPYAEPIRGLGINYIRNPVKITVDAYDGTVGFWAMDPDEPVLAAYARMFPGLFRPFAEMPAALRPHVRYPEDLFLIQTEMYRTYHMTNPDVFYNKEDLWSFPTDAAGGEMRRAVADPYYVITKLPGEAGEEFILMQPMTPANRSNMVGWVAARSDLEHYGELVVYELPKERLVYGPQQIEARIDQDTVISQQLSLWNQMGSKVIRGNLLVIPVEDSVVYVEPLYLRSTQGQIPELKRVIVAYGDRLAMERTLDAALAAVFRPGAGAPHPEPAAAPIVVPAESGDARSGGSANPTAPTTARDHYQAALERLRAGDWEGFGRAMDALGKTLAE; encoded by the coding sequence ATGCTCGCCGGCGCGGCGAGCGGGCTCTTCCTCGACGCGCTCTGGTTCCGCCAGCTCGGCGCCTGGGTGGTGTTCCGCACCCGCCTCCTGGCGCAGCTGGCGTGCTTCGCCGCCACCTTCGTACCGACGTTCGCGCTGGTGGCGGCGGTCGGTCTGCGCGCCGTCCGCCAGGTGCGCCAGGCGGGCGTGGTGCGCGTGGTGTTCCGCCGCACGACGGACGGCCAGGCGTCGCTGCCCGAGCTGGTCGCGCCGCTCGCGGGACGGCTTCCGTGGCGCGCGCTCGTCCTCGGCGCGGCGGCGGTCGCGGCGGCCCTCGCGGGGATCGCGCAGGCGGCGAGCGCCGGGGCCTACCTCCTCTGGTGGTACGGCGGCGCCTTCGGCGCGGCCGATCCCGTCTTCGGCCGCGACGTCGGCTTCTTCGTGTTCGCGCTGCCGGCTCTGAAGAGTATGGCCGGAGCGGCGACCGGGGCGGTCGTCCTGGCGACGATCGTCGCGGCGGCCGTCTTCTACCTCCACGGCGCCCTCGACGTCCGCCGCCCCGACGAGCTCGCTGCGCCGCACCTGGTCGGCACGGCATCGCTACTCCTCGCGCTCTACCTCGCGACCCGCGCCGTCGGCTATTGGCTCGGCCGCTACGATCTCCTGCTCGCGCCCTACGGCGCCGTCTTCGGCGCCGGCTACACGGTGAGCGCGGTGAAGCTGCCCCTGCAGTGGCTCCTCGTCCTGGCGTCGCTCGCCGGCGCCGGGCTCGCGGCCGCGAACGTCCGCGGCCGCGACTGGCGCCTCGCGATCGGCGCGGTGGTCCTCGTGCTCGGCGCCGGGCTCCTCGCGTCGTTCCTCCCCGACGTTTTCCAGCGCCTGCGCGTCCGCCCCGACGAACTCCGCCTCGAGCGCCCCTACCTCGCGCACAACATCGCGATGACCCGGCGCGCGTACGGCCTCGACCGCATCGACTCGCGACCCTTCCCCGCCGACCAGGCGCTCGACGCCGCGGCGATCGCGCGCAACGCCGCCACCTTCGAGAACGTCCGCCTCTGGGATCCGCAGCCGCTCCTCGACGCCTACCGCCAGCTCCAGCTCATCCGGCTCTACTACGACTTCCACGACGTCGACGTGGACCGCTACGACCTCGCCGACGGCCGCCGGCAGGTGATGCTGGCCGCCCGCGAGATCGACGCCGAGCTCCTCCCCGAGAACGCGCGGACGTGGGTGAACCAGCGCCTGCAATTCACGCACGGCTTCGGCGCCGTCATGAGCCCGGTGACCGAGCTCGAGGGCGAGGGGCTTCCGACGTTCTTCATGCAGGACATCCCGCCGCAGTCGCGGGTCGGCATCGGGCTCGCGGAGCCGCGCATCTACTTCGGCGAGAAGACCGACGACTACGTCATCGTGAACGCCGAGGCCGAGGAGTTCGACTACCCCAAGGGCGACGAGAACGTCTCCAGCAGCTACACGGGCGCCGACGGCATCATGCTCGGCTCGCGTCTGCGGCGCGCGATCTTCGCCTGGCACTTCCGCGACCTGAACCTCCTGCTCTCCGGGAACCTCCGCCCCGAGAGCCGCATCCTCTTCCGCCGTACGCTGCAGCAGCGGATCGGCGCGCTGGCGCCCTTCCTCCGGCTCGACCGTGACCCGTACCTCGTCGTCGCGAACGGGCGCCTGGTGTGGATGCAGGACGCCTACACGACCGCGCGCACCTTCCCGTACGCGGAGCCGATCCGCGGTCTCGGCATCAACTACATCCGCAATCCCGTGAAGATCACCGTCGATGCCTACGACGGCACCGTCGGCTTCTGGGCGATGGACCCCGACGAGCCCGTGCTTGCCGCCTACGCCCGCATGTTCCCGGGCCTCTTCCGGCCGTTCGCGGAGATGCCCGCGGCGCTCCGGCCGCACGTGCGCTATCCCGAGGACCTCTTCCTGATCCAGACCGAGATGTATCGCACGTACCACATGACCAACCCGGACGTGTTCTACAACAAGGAGGATCTCTGGAGCTTCCCGACCGACGCCGCCGGCGGCGAGATGCGGCGCGCGGTCGCCGACCCGTACTACGTGATCACAAAGCTCCCGGGCGAGGCCGGCGAGGAGTTCATCCTCATGCAGCCGATGACGCCCGCCAACCGCAGCAACATGGTCGGGTGGGTCGCGGCGCGCAGCGACCTCGAGCACTACGGCGAGCTCGTCGTCTACGAGCTCCCGAAGGAGCGCCTCGTGTACGGCCCGCAGCAGATCGAGGCGCGCATCGACCAGGACACCGTGATCTCACAGCAGCTCTCGCTGTGGAACCAGATGGGCTCCAAGGTGATCCGCGGCAACCTGCTGGTGATCCCGGTCGAGGACTCGGTCGTCTACGTCGAGCCGCTCTACCTGCGCTCGACCCAGGGACAGATCCCGGAGCTGAAGCGCGTAATCGTCGCCTACGGCGACCGGCTCGCGATGGAGCGCACCCTCGACGCCGCGCTCGCCGCCGTGTTCCGCCCGGGCGCCGGCGCGCCGCACCCGGAACCCGCCGCCGCTCCGATCGTCGTCCCCGCCGAGTCCGGCGACGCACGCTCCGGCGGATCCGCCAACCCGACCGCGCCGACGACCGCACGCGACCACTACCAGGCGGCGCTCGAGCGTTTGCGCGCCGGCGACTGGGAGGGCTTCGGCCGCGCGATGGACGCGCTCGGCAAGACGCTCGCGGAGTGA
- a CDS encoding DUF4105 domain-containing protein, whose amino-acid sequence MRLLGWIVFVLLVVLALAWAAAALHFTGPRPALLADGLAAALVLAGLVVLFTVRPFGRTLTALVVLFAAWALWWSRVEPRNDRDWQPDVARTAHVEVDGDRLTFHDVRDFHYRTETDYTPRWEDRTVDLSQLVGMDLFMSYWGAPGIAHTIMSWEFADGQHLAVSIETRKEKGEEYSAVKGFFKQFEIYYVVADERDVIRLRTNYRGEEVHLYQLRTPIERARRLLLDYVRSINELHERPEWYNAATANCTTSITRHIRKLGVAFPLDWRVIANGRLDELLYEHGIIDTSRPFPEVRQASLVNARAKAAGQDPAFSARIRDGLTRPPLIVLPAGTE is encoded by the coding sequence ATGCGCCTTCTAGGGTGGATCGTCTTCGTGCTCCTGGTCGTGCTCGCGCTCGCGTGGGCCGCGGCCGCGCTCCATTTCACCGGGCCGCGTCCGGCGCTCCTCGCCGACGGCCTCGCCGCGGCGCTCGTGCTCGCGGGCCTCGTCGTGCTCTTCACGGTGCGGCCCTTCGGCCGGACGCTCACGGCGCTCGTCGTGCTCTTCGCGGCCTGGGCGCTCTGGTGGAGCCGCGTCGAGCCGCGGAACGACCGCGACTGGCAGCCCGACGTCGCGCGTACGGCCCACGTCGAAGTCGACGGCGACCGCCTGACCTTCCACGACGTCCGGGACTTCCACTACCGCACCGAGACCGACTACACGCCGCGCTGGGAGGACCGCACCGTCGACCTCTCGCAGCTCGTCGGCATGGACCTCTTCATGTCGTACTGGGGGGCTCCCGGGATCGCGCACACGATCATGAGCTGGGAGTTCGCCGACGGGCAGCACCTCGCCGTTTCGATCGAGACCCGCAAGGAGAAGGGCGAGGAGTACTCGGCGGTCAAGGGCTTCTTCAAGCAGTTCGAGATCTACTACGTCGTCGCCGACGAGCGGGACGTGATCCGGCTCCGCACCAACTACCGGGGCGAGGAGGTGCACCTCTACCAGCTGCGCACGCCGATCGAACGGGCGCGCCGGCTTCTCCTCGACTACGTGCGCTCGATCAACGAGCTGCACGAGCGTCCGGAGTGGTACAACGCCGCGACCGCGAACTGTACGACCTCGATCACGCGCCACATCCGCAAGCTCGGTGTCGCCTTTCCGCTCGACTGGCGCGTGATCGCCAACGGCCGCCTCGACGAGCTGCTGTACGAGCATGGCATCATCGACACCAGCCGGCCGTTTCCCGAAGTCCGCCAGGCGAGCCTGGTGAACGCGCGCGCCAAGGCCGCCGGTCAGGATCCGGCGTTCTCGGCGCGCATCCGTGACGGTTTGACCCGTCCGCCGCTCATCGTGCTGCCGGCGGGCACCGAGTGA
- a CDS encoding CBS domain-containing protein, giving the protein MVVRDCMTTTVETVKPDDDVATVREVLRRRRIRQIPVVAAGRVIGIITDRDVRAVTDARTTVDAVMTPTPATVAPDTPVEVAAATLRQRKIGALPVVLDHALVGIVSESDLLGALVDLCARLEQTTVLALECDEDASAVSRIREIFGRHGATVAWISSVRTRGGKQAINVRVRMPPERGATELLADAGFRVVSCVASPKG; this is encoded by the coding sequence ATGGTGGTCCGCGATTGCATGACGACGACCGTCGAGACCGTGAAGCCGGACGACGACGTCGCAACCGTGCGCGAGGTGCTCCGCCGCCGCCGCATCCGCCAGATACCGGTCGTCGCCGCCGGCCGCGTGATCGGCATCATCACCGACCGCGACGTCCGGGCCGTCACCGACGCCCGCACCACCGTCGACGCGGTCATGACGCCGACCCCCGCGACCGTCGCGCCCGACACCCCCGTCGAGGTGGCCGCCGCGACGCTGCGCCAGCGCAAGATCGGCGCCCTCCCCGTCGTCCTCGACCACGCGCTGGTCGGCATCGTGAGCGAGAGCGATCTCCTCGGCGCCCTCGTCGATCTCTGCGCCCGTCTCGAGCAGACCACCGTCCTCGCCCTCGAGTGCGACGAGGACGCGAGCGCCGTCTCGCGCATCCGCGAGATCTTCGGACGCCACGGTGCCACCGTCGCCTGGATCAGCTCGGTCCGCACGCGCGGCGGCAAGCAAGCGATCAACGTCCGCGTCCGCATGCCCCCGGAGCGCGGCGCCACGGAGCTCCTGGCCGACGCGGGCTTCCGCGTCGTGTCGTGCGTCGCAAGTCCGAAGGGGTAG